The Juglans microcarpa x Juglans regia isolate MS1-56 chromosome 2S, Jm3101_v1.0, whole genome shotgun sequence genome has a window encoding:
- the LOC121253105 gene encoding probable lipid-A-disaccharide synthase, mitochondrial isoform X3 codes for MLFRKQWKLDNFSNVGFSRLWRRYTSMPGRAVVDMAAKDGELRVFIVAGEVSGDSIGSRLMASLKKHCSVPTHFSGVGGSMMSRQGLNSLFPMEHISVMGIWELLPHLNKFRLKLKETVEAAFLFQPHVIVTVDSKGFSFRLLKQLRASYSQRGLVSPVHFHYVAPSFWAWRGGEARLKGLAEFVDQVFCILPNEEEVCKSNGLDATFVGHPILEDIVYPNWGKDVSPCEWKVDGDCEDFRSKNAIPAGTTVISLLPGSRLQEVTRMLPIFANTMELLKESIPELMSVIHVAPNQHVEKYITEVVHKWPVPVLLLPGGSPKLKYDAFSASRVALCASGTVALELQLARLPCIVAYRAHFLTEWFIRYKAKISYISLPNILLDSAVIPEALFEACTPTKLAPLLMYNFCCDASMGIDTR; via the exons ATGTTGTTCAGAAAACAGTGGAAGCTGGACAATTTCAGTAATGTGGGCTTTTCTAGGCTATGGAGACGATATACATCAATGCCGGGCAGAGCTGTAGTAGATATGGCTGCGAAAGATGGGGAACTGAGGGTCTTCATAGTTGCTGGAGAGGTTTCAGGGGATTCCATTGGTTCTCGTCTCATGGCGTCTTTAAAGAAGCACTGTTCGGTTCCTACCCATTTCTCGGGTGTTGGAGG ATCCATGATGTCCAGACAAGGATTAAACTCTCTGTTTCCTATGGAGCATATTTCAGTGATGGGGATATGGGAGTTGTTGCCGCATCTGAATAAATTCAGA TTGAAGCTGAAGGAAACAGTAGAGgctgcttttctttttcagccCCATGTTATTGTAACAGTGGATTCCAAGGGGTTCTCATTTCGTCTCCTGAAGCAGTTACGGG CTAGTTACAGTCAGAGAGGATTGGTTAGTCCAGTACACTTCCATTATGTAGCACCATCATTTTGGGCATGGAGAGGGGGTGAAGCAAGACTCAAAGGCCTAGCTGAATTTGTGGATCAAGTATTCTGCATACTTCCAAATGAGGAGGAAGTTTGCAAATCAAATGGTTTGGATGCAACCTTTGTTGGCCACCCCATTCTGGAGGATATTGTTTATCCGAATTGG GGAAAGGACGTCTCACCATGTGAGTGGAAGGTAGATGGAGATTGTGAAGATTTTCGAAGTAAAAATGCAATACCTGCTG GGACCACAGTCATTAGCTTGCTTCCTGGAAGCAGATTGCAAGAGGTCACACGGATGCTTCCCATCTTTGCAAACACTATGGAATTATTAAAAGAATCCATTCCTGAGTTGATGTCAGTCATCCATGTTGCTCCAAATCAGCATGTAGAGAAGTACATCACGGAAGTCGTTCATAAGTGGCCTGTGCCTGTTTTATTGCTTCCAGGAGGATCACCAAAGCTCAAATATGATGCATTCAGT GCGAGTAGGGTTGCGTTATGCGCTTCTGGTACAGTTGCTTTGGAGTTGCAGCTTGCGCGGTTGCCATGTATTGTTGCTTATCGAGCCCATTTCCTAACTGAATGGTTTATTCGTTATAAAGCGAAGATATCATATATTTCACTCCCCAATATTCTATTGGACTCGGCTGTTATTCCTGAAGCTCTCTTTGAAGCATGCACACCTACAAAGCTTGCCCCACTGCTCATGTACAATTTTTGTTGTGATGCAAGCATG GGAATTGATACACGATAG
- the LOC121253105 gene encoding probable lipid-A-disaccharide synthase, mitochondrial isoform X1, whose protein sequence is MLFRKQWKLDNFSNVGFSRLWRRYTSMPGRAVVDMAAKDGELRVFIVAGEVSGDSIGSRLMASLKKHCSVPTHFSGVGGSMMSRQGLNSLFPMEHISVMGIWELLPHLNKFRLKLKETVEAAFLFQPHVIVTVDSKGFSFRLLKQLRASYSQRGLVSPVHFHYVAPSFWAWRGGEARLKGLAEFVDQVFCILPNEEEVCKSNGLDATFVGHPILEDIVYPNWGKDVSPCEWKVDGDCEDFRSKNAIPAGTTVISLLPGSRLQEVTRMLPIFANTMELLKESIPELMSVIHVAPNQHVEKYITEVVHKWPVPVLLLPGGSPKLKYDAFSASRVALCASGTVALELQLARLPCIVAYRAHFLTEWFIRYKAKISYISLPNILLDSAVIPEALFEACTPTKLAPLLMELIHDRGPREEQIIAAEKIIRLLYPSEMIITNLLQQDSRLRFPDCTPSMIAASTILHYVKPR, encoded by the exons ATGTTGTTCAGAAAACAGTGGAAGCTGGACAATTTCAGTAATGTGGGCTTTTCTAGGCTATGGAGACGATATACATCAATGCCGGGCAGAGCTGTAGTAGATATGGCTGCGAAAGATGGGGAACTGAGGGTCTTCATAGTTGCTGGAGAGGTTTCAGGGGATTCCATTGGTTCTCGTCTCATGGCGTCTTTAAAGAAGCACTGTTCGGTTCCTACCCATTTCTCGGGTGTTGGAGG ATCCATGATGTCCAGACAAGGATTAAACTCTCTGTTTCCTATGGAGCATATTTCAGTGATGGGGATATGGGAGTTGTTGCCGCATCTGAATAAATTCAGA TTGAAGCTGAAGGAAACAGTAGAGgctgcttttctttttcagccCCATGTTATTGTAACAGTGGATTCCAAGGGGTTCTCATTTCGTCTCCTGAAGCAGTTACGGG CTAGTTACAGTCAGAGAGGATTGGTTAGTCCAGTACACTTCCATTATGTAGCACCATCATTTTGGGCATGGAGAGGGGGTGAAGCAAGACTCAAAGGCCTAGCTGAATTTGTGGATCAAGTATTCTGCATACTTCCAAATGAGGAGGAAGTTTGCAAATCAAATGGTTTGGATGCAACCTTTGTTGGCCACCCCATTCTGGAGGATATTGTTTATCCGAATTGG GGAAAGGACGTCTCACCATGTGAGTGGAAGGTAGATGGAGATTGTGAAGATTTTCGAAGTAAAAATGCAATACCTGCTG GGACCACAGTCATTAGCTTGCTTCCTGGAAGCAGATTGCAAGAGGTCACACGGATGCTTCCCATCTTTGCAAACACTATGGAATTATTAAAAGAATCCATTCCTGAGTTGATGTCAGTCATCCATGTTGCTCCAAATCAGCATGTAGAGAAGTACATCACGGAAGTCGTTCATAAGTGGCCTGTGCCTGTTTTATTGCTTCCAGGAGGATCACCAAAGCTCAAATATGATGCATTCAGT GCGAGTAGGGTTGCGTTATGCGCTTCTGGTACAGTTGCTTTGGAGTTGCAGCTTGCGCGGTTGCCATGTATTGTTGCTTATCGAGCCCATTTCCTAACTGAATGGTTTATTCGTTATAAAGCGAAGATATCATATATTTCACTCCCCAATATTCTATTGGACTCGGCTGTTATTCCTGAAGCTCTCTTTGAAGCATGCACACCTACAAAGCTTGCCCCACTGCTCAT GGAATTGATACACGATAGAGGCCCCCGAGAAGAACAGATCATTGCTGCTGAAAAGATCATCAGACTTCTATATCCTTCAGAAATGATTATAACCAACTTGTTACAGCAGGATTCAAGACTGAGATTCCCTGATTGCACACCAAGTATGATAGCAGCATCCACCA
- the LOC121253105 gene encoding probable lipid-A-disaccharide synthase, mitochondrial isoform X2 — protein sequence MLFRKQWKLDNFSNVGFSRLWRRYTSMPGRAVVDMAAKDGELRVFIVAGEVSGDSIGSRLMASLKKHCSVPTHFSGVGGSMMSRQGLNSLFPMEHISVMGIWELLPHLNKFRLKLKETVEAAFLFQPHVIVTVDSKGFSFRLLKQLRASYSQRGLVSPVHFHYVAPSFWAWRGGEARLKGLAEFVDQVFCILPNEEEVCKSNGLDATFVGHPILEDIVYPNWGKDVSPCEWKVDGDCEDFRSKNAIPAVISLLPGSRLQEVTRMLPIFANTMELLKESIPELMSVIHVAPNQHVEKYITEVVHKWPVPVLLLPGGSPKLKYDAFSASRVALCASGTVALELQLARLPCIVAYRAHFLTEWFIRYKAKISYISLPNILLDSAVIPEALFEACTPTKLAPLLMELIHDRGPREEQIIAAEKIIRLLYPSEMIITNLLQQDSRLRFPDCTPSMIAASTILHYVKPR from the exons ATGTTGTTCAGAAAACAGTGGAAGCTGGACAATTTCAGTAATGTGGGCTTTTCTAGGCTATGGAGACGATATACATCAATGCCGGGCAGAGCTGTAGTAGATATGGCTGCGAAAGATGGGGAACTGAGGGTCTTCATAGTTGCTGGAGAGGTTTCAGGGGATTCCATTGGTTCTCGTCTCATGGCGTCTTTAAAGAAGCACTGTTCGGTTCCTACCCATTTCTCGGGTGTTGGAGG ATCCATGATGTCCAGACAAGGATTAAACTCTCTGTTTCCTATGGAGCATATTTCAGTGATGGGGATATGGGAGTTGTTGCCGCATCTGAATAAATTCAGA TTGAAGCTGAAGGAAACAGTAGAGgctgcttttctttttcagccCCATGTTATTGTAACAGTGGATTCCAAGGGGTTCTCATTTCGTCTCCTGAAGCAGTTACGGG CTAGTTACAGTCAGAGAGGATTGGTTAGTCCAGTACACTTCCATTATGTAGCACCATCATTTTGGGCATGGAGAGGGGGTGAAGCAAGACTCAAAGGCCTAGCTGAATTTGTGGATCAAGTATTCTGCATACTTCCAAATGAGGAGGAAGTTTGCAAATCAAATGGTTTGGATGCAACCTTTGTTGGCCACCCCATTCTGGAGGATATTGTTTATCCGAATTGG GGAAAGGACGTCTCACCATGTGAGTGGAAGGTAGATGGAGATTGTGAAGATTTTCGAAGTAAAAATGCAATACCTGCTG TCATTAGCTTGCTTCCTGGAAGCAGATTGCAAGAGGTCACACGGATGCTTCCCATCTTTGCAAACACTATGGAATTATTAAAAGAATCCATTCCTGAGTTGATGTCAGTCATCCATGTTGCTCCAAATCAGCATGTAGAGAAGTACATCACGGAAGTCGTTCATAAGTGGCCTGTGCCTGTTTTATTGCTTCCAGGAGGATCACCAAAGCTCAAATATGATGCATTCAGT GCGAGTAGGGTTGCGTTATGCGCTTCTGGTACAGTTGCTTTGGAGTTGCAGCTTGCGCGGTTGCCATGTATTGTTGCTTATCGAGCCCATTTCCTAACTGAATGGTTTATTCGTTATAAAGCGAAGATATCATATATTTCACTCCCCAATATTCTATTGGACTCGGCTGTTATTCCTGAAGCTCTCTTTGAAGCATGCACACCTACAAAGCTTGCCCCACTGCTCAT GGAATTGATACACGATAGAGGCCCCCGAGAAGAACAGATCATTGCTGCTGAAAAGATCATCAGACTTCTATATCCTTCAGAAATGATTATAACCAACTTGTTACAGCAGGATTCAAGACTGAGATTCCCTGATTGCACACCAAGTATGATAGCAGCATCCACCA